AAATTTCAGCATGGTTTTGTATTCTTTGAATGCTACTGTTGAACTTTTATGTTCCATTACTTTCCATAAGAAAGGAATTGCCCTACCACCACAAATCACAGAAAGATGAATCATGCAGTATCGATTCCATAAAACTGTTGTATCCAGTGCCAGATAGAGGCGTTGTCCACTCCAGTTACTAATTGCCGCCATTACTAGAGGTACATACAGAGATTTGACTTTAATTCGACTGTTATGAACGAATCTTTGCCATCTTCGCTCAATACTCTGTGCTTGGTTCGCCCTACTTATCACGTAAGATTCCCACTCACTAAGGTTAATTTTGCTGCTACATATCAGCGCGTTGATCATCCAAGCTAACGCTTTGATCTGCCTGAAATCTCTGTATGTGGAATCTTGACTCAGTAGACTCAGCAGTTGATGATAAAGAGGGGTAGATCTTGACATGGAATATAAGGCTAAAACTATTCATTTTCAGCTTCCCATAATTGCTCTACCTTTTCTTTTTTCTGACCGCATTTCGACTCTTTTAGCTACTTGTGTCAGGCAGCCAGGGGTTTCCCTTGGGAACGATCGCTTTTTTAAATCTCAGCTTGGCAGCTTCCTTTAGACGCAATTCCATAATAATTATTTTGTCGCTAAAATGATTTGAACGTCTGAATGTTGTCCCAGCACTTCTATTCGAGAGAACTGTTTAGTTTTTGCTAAAGAATCTAATAGAGATTCATGAAAATTAATCATATAGTTATTATCATGATGAGTCTCTTTAACCACATATCCAGAAACAACTAATCTATTAATTGTTTTTTGGGCTAGAAAATTAATTACTTTTTGGTAGTCTGGCAAATTTTGCTGATGAATTAAAACTTCTAGACAGATTACTAGGTCGGCTTTGGATATATGATTGTTATTGCTATAATCGAGCAAAATAAAATCTAAATCTGGTCTTTTTTGTTTAGCTATGTTAACTGCTTCAGAGGAAATATCAACACCAATGTAATTAGGTAAATTGAAGTTTTTAATTACTTCTAAATCACCACAGCCAACATCTAAGATACTTTGACTAGTTTCAATTCCTAATGTTTTTAAAAGCTTCCGCTTATACAATAAATTTTCTCCTCGACTACCTATTCCAGAGCCTAATTGAGGAAATTCGTGATATCTAAAAGACCAAAAAATCTGATTATTAAAGCTCTTACCTAATACATGATTAGCATTTTGAACTGCACGTTTAAATTCTACATCTTGCTCTCCACCAACTACCAACATTCCAGTTGGGGAAATATTACGATGGTAATGCAATACTTTAGGGTTACCTGTTTTATAATTGGATAAATGAATAGGATAGTTATATTGCCGATCGATATTTTGAGTTACCAGGGACAATTCATGGGTAGCTAAAGCAAAAGATATCTGGTCTACATGATTTTGTTTATTGACTTTTTCTAATATTTCTAGATTAGCCAACAACCACAAAGCCCAATGCTGCCATCGTTTACCCAGGGATGGAATCAATACCCCAGGAACAACATATAGCCCGCCATTAAAATTATTCTCAAAAGTAGAGTTTTTTTCACAATCTGCGTTGCAAATAGAGGGAGTGTCACTAAATCCAGCCCGCTTAAATATGGCTTGTAAAACTGATAACTCAGGATTTGCCAAATCTACTACTTTACCTCGTATAACTTTGGGAATGTAAAGTTCTTCAAGTTCATCCAAGACAACCATATCAGTATCGAGAAAAAAGACGCATTTTGCCTTAGCAAATTCACGGGTGTCTAATTGAACAATTTTGTTGCAATATTTGCCGTCTCCAAAACGAGAAATTGACTTGAGGTTAACACCCAAAATATTTAACTGTTGTAGAAAAGTCTGGTCTACTTCTAATGTATAGTGAACAAATATTTGAGTAGGTGAAACTTTAGCTATTTGGATTAAAGAATTTACTAGTCCCCAAGTTTGCCAATAAAATAAGGAAGAAGCATCGACAACGCAGGAGTAGTAAATTTTATGGCGCTTAAGATGATTGTCTGACAAAGAGTGGGATATTTTGCTGATTATTTTTTGCCACATATTTTAATAAATCTCAATCTTTAATTTAATTTTCTTCAGCTACTACTACGGGAAAATCAGTTGAACGTTCAGAAGGAATAGCAGCAATAATGGCATCAATCACTTTAGAGATGGGAATAATTTCTAAACCCAGATCGTCAGGAAGACTTTGACCCTTGGGAACGATCGCTTTTTTAAATCCTAGTTTGGCAGCCTCTTTTAGACGCAATTCCATCTGGGAAACCAAACGCACCTGTCCACCTAAACCTACTTCCCCAATTAATACAGTACGAGAATCGACGATACGATCGCGAAAACTAGCCACAATAGCGATCGCTACACCTAAATCCGCAGCAGGTTCGCCTACACCCAAACCACCTACCGAGGCGACATAAGCATCAAGTTTAGATAAGGGGACACCAACTCGCTTTTCTAACACTGCCAATATTTGCTGAAGACGATTGTAATCAATGCCTGTAGTCGAGCGACGGGGAGATGTATAGCTAGTGGGACTAACCAACGCCTGAATTTCGACTACCAGAGGACGAGTTCCTTCACAGGCGACGACAATTGATGTTCCTGGAGAAGCTTCGTCTCGATTGCCGAGAAACAGCTTAGAAGGGTTATCTACCTCGACCAAACCATGCTCTGCCATTTCAAAGATACCGATTTCGTGGGTAGCACCAAAACGATTTTTAACCGAACGTAATAAACGATGGGAAGCATAGCGATCTCCTTCAAAATAGAGTACTGTATCTACGAGGTGTTCTAATACCCTTGGTCCAGCGATCGCCCCTTCTTTGGTAACATGACCTACAATCAGCAGGCTAATATTCTCTCTTTTAGCTACCTGCATCAAAGCCGAAGTACATTCCCGTACTTGTGCTACCGAACCAGGAGAAGAATTTAAAGCTGCAAAGTGCAGGGTTTGAATACTATCGATAACGGCTACTTGAGGCTTTAAGGACTCTAATTCTCGCAAAATCTCTTCTAAATCTGTCTCAGGCATCACGTAGAGATTATTCTCTTTTTTAGGAGCAGATTTGCCGTTTTTACCGTTACCGTTGCTAGTTTCTTCAGCTTCAGGCTCATTTTCTCCCACATCCAAACGAGATGCGCGTAACTTTACCTGTTGTCCCGATTCTTCTGCCGATACATAGAGAATACGAGGCAGGTTATAAGAAAGCTTATTTGCCACCTGCAATAATAAAGTTGATTTCCCAATACCAGGATCTCCCCCGATCAACACCAAAGATCCAGGCACAATTCCCCCGCCTAAAACGCGATCGAGTTCTCCGTAACCAGAAGGAAATCTTTGCTGTGCGTCGTTATTAATCTCGGAGAACTTACGAGAAACTCTAGGCTGTGCTGTGCTGGGTATTTTGTTACCAGAATGAGTATTAGATTGCCATCCTCCTCGATTATATCCAGCACTCCCAGAAGAGACTTCTACTGGTTCTTCTGAAATAGTGCCAAACTCATTGCATTCTTTACATAGCCCAAACCACTGACTGTATTCGGCAGCGCATTCGTTGCAGATATATATTTGTTTAGATTTAGCCATTTTCTTAAGAAAAATTAGAGATTTGAAGAAATGAAAAGATAAATTTAGTAAGCTTAATAAATGATGCAGCCTTAATCCTAAGAAATATTAAAAACCGCAAAGATAAATTAAATCGGAAAAAAATACGGAAATTATCCAAATTGTCACATAAATTCTCTTAAAATAGACAGTTGGCTAAACTAAATCAACGTCAAGAAGATAATCTAGATCTAAAGATAAAGAAATTTAACTTAAATATCGGTAATTTAACTTAAACAAGGAGTGTATAGTAGCTTGGAAACTAATAAAGAGAAAATTTTAGTAGTAGATGATGAAGCCAGCATTCGTCGTATTTTAGAAACTCGTCTATCCATGATCGGTTATGACGTAGTGACTGCTGCCGATGGCGAAGAAGCGTTAGAGACTTTTCGCCTTACCGAACCTAGCCTTGTAGTTCTAGACGTAATGATGCCTAAGCTTGACGGTTATGGCGTTTGCCAAGAATTACGCAAAGAATCAGACATTCCTATTATTATGTTAACGGCTTTGGGAGATGTTGCCGATCGCATCACGGGTTTAGAATTAGGTGCAGACGATTACGTGGTTAAACCTTTTTCCCCTAAAGAATTAGAGGCGAGAATCCGTTCTGTACTGCGTAGGGTTGATAAAAACGGCGCGCCTGGAATTCCTAGTTCAGGGGTAATTCACGTTGGCTCAATTAAAATTGATACCAATAAACGTCAAGTTTATAAAGGTGATGAACGTATTCGCCTTACAGGCATGGAATTTAGCTTATTAGAGTTACTGGTTAGTCGTTCTGGTGAACCTTTTTCCCGTTCAGAAATTTTACAAGAAGTTTGGGGTTATACTCCCGAACGTCATGTAGATACCCGCGTAGTAGATGTACATATTTCTCGTTTACGTGCCAAGTTAGAAGACGATCCTAGCAATCCTGAATTAATCTTGACTGCAAGAGGTACTGGCTATTTGTTTCAGCGTATTTTAGAAGCGGGAGAAGAGTAGTTAAAAGTCAAAAGTGATTTCAACTGAGATTATTAGACTTTATACAGTTTGGCTAAGAGCTTTGAAAATGAATAAATATGATGCCAATCGTATATTAAGACTGCTACCTTTTTTTGCAGGAGGATTAGGTGGCTTTCTACTCTTGGTCAATCGTTTATTAACAGCACAAATAACCGATTCTCAAGCACGTTCGGATGCTTTAGGGGTGATCGAGGCAGCAGTTTTAATTTTAGTCGGTTTACTGTGGCAGCAAATTCAAGCAAGAACTCCTGACACCGTGGATTTAGTTGGCGAAACAGGTTTAGAATTTGCTCCAGAATTATCAGATGCAGCTAAAACCGAATTGGCTTGGGCTTCTCACCTATTATTAACTAATACGGTAACGCGATCGCTTGTTGTCTATTATGACCAGAAAACTTTGCTTAGACGCGGTGTTTTAGGAGCAAAACCAGAGGTAACCCCAGGCGCGATTCTAGAGCGGGTATTGGCTAAAGAAAAGCCCGTATATCTGGTAAATCTCAGTTTGTATCCAGGTAAAGTAGAGTTTGATTATTTGCCAGCCAATACCCAAGGAGTAATCTGTCAGCCTATTGGCAACAAGGGAGTTCTGATTTTGGGTGCAAACGCACCCCGTAGCTACACAAAAAAGGACGAGCAGTGGATCGAAGGCATTGCTGATAAATTAGCGGTTACTTTGGAATCCATCTAGAATTTTTGCCAACCAACGCCCATGACGAAGCGACTTTTTTGAGATGCCAAGTCGCTGTTTTCCCCAAGTTAAGCCTAATAGCCTTATAAAACTTTGTGAGTATGAGAATGTTGTTTGACATTATCTTCAGTACTTACCACATTAGAATTATTCAAGACTCTTTTTCTTTCTAAAGAATAATTGAAATCCTGTTTTATTGTTCCTAAAGCGATATGCTTTTTGGCTTCGGGACGACTTTTGTAGGTACGGGTTGCTGCTGCAACTCTTTCAGCAAAGCGATCGCATAAATTTATTTTTGCCTCAGTCTGTAGCTCTTGAGGTATTTGCACCGTATCTTCTTGAAAAATCTCCCCCAGAGTTTTGGCACAGGCTAACTGATAAGAAGTAGGAATACCTTTAATCAGTGCTTCTAAAGCAGCCGAGGGAATAGGTTCTAAAACCGTAAGCTGTTCTATTTCACCCTCTTCTCGTACAAAACAGGTTGCTAAACCCAAAACACAATAGTCTTCAGGAGATAAATCAGATGCCTGAGCAAATAAAGTAGTAGTTGTCATATTATTAAATGTCAATTATAAAAGTACTCAATAGCAATTCTAAACTAGTAGACCTGGGCTTAAGTAAACAAATTATTTAAATAGCCTCAAAGCCTTAAAACTTTTGACTAAGCCACAGCGTTACTAAAGTTGGTAGTCGATATTTAGAGAATGTAATCTAAAATGGGAATATTTCCGCAAGTACAACCGCAAATTGTCACGAAAACACATACTTTGTTGTCAAATTGATATTAATCTCAACATTTATCTAAGTAAATTTTGGGAGGACATTTGGATGTTTTTTGGTCATCATTAGCTGAGTATAAAGAATTTAGAATTTTAATCTTACCAATTTACGGTTTGCATGAGACAGTTCGATTGGTGACACATTGAACTGATATTAGTCATGAAACGGGATAGTAAAGTGGCATACAAGCAAGGTTTAATTGATGCTATGAAAACCGATTTCGATCAGTACAATTTATTTCAATCATCCAAACGAGAATTATCTGACTCTTTTGAGATAGAATCGGCATTAATCTTATCTTCTGCTTCATCAATATTAAAAGACTCGAATATCGAAGAACAGTTAAGAATTAGCGTCAAAGAAAAAGCATTTCAAGGAGACTATACAGCAGCGATTACCCTTTTGGATCGATTAATTGCTTTGTGTCCCGATAATGCCACAGATTATAATAATCGTGGTTTAATGCACTTTCGTAACAATCAGATTATTGAGGCTCTTTGTGATTTATCCCAAGCATTAGAAATTAATCCTTATCTTGACAGTGCTTATAATAATAGGGCAAACTGCTATGCTGCTCAAGGGGCATTAACAGAAGCGATCGCTGACTATGATATTGCTTTAGATCTAAACCCTGGTAATTTTCGCGCTTGGATTAATCAAGGCATTGCTTTTAGAGAATTAGAAATGTATGATTTGGCGATCGAGAATTTTGGTATTGCTCAGATTATTGGCGACACTTTGCAAGAGAGAATTTATCTCGAACGAGGTAGAACTTATCATCTGCGAGGAGACTGGAATTGTGCTGTTGGTGACTATCAGAATGCCTTGAGAGTTTTAGAGCAGAAACCAGAACTAGCTAGACACAGAAGAAAAGTATTAGGTTGGCTAGATGAACTGCTGTCGCCTTTATTTATTAATTACCGATCTCGATCTTTTTTTAACCAATAGATACGGCTTTGATGGGGAGAAGTCAACGAGCTATACTGTTCCATCAAGCTTTGGGTTCTTTGAGGATCGAAGTTGCGGTTTAGTTCCTCTTTTAATTTAGTAACTCTAGCATCTGTTTCTTGCACCTGAATTTTCAACTCTTTAAGCTTTGCCCTTTGAGAAAGGTGATATGGCAAAAGCTTAAACACAGAAGAGATTGCGCCAAGAGCAATTATCCAGCTTAAAATTAACTTGAGGCTAATTTCCATAGCCATTCCTCTGTGAGACTTGGGACGTTTATGAGGATGACGACGGACTTTCTTTGGTAGTCGCTGCTTAGATTTCATATTTAATCGTAGCCAAGAATTAGGACTCCAGATTAACAATATTAAGTCATTATTGCCAATCTGAAATTCCTAATTTATGTCATTAAACTAAGAATAGTTTTGTAAGACAAACTTATTTATATAGCTCTAGAGATAAGCGTACTGCCATCACTCCAGGAATCAAAGCCACAAGCAAAGCTATAAAAATTTGGGTATCTGAAAGAGACATGGTATTCTAACTCCTTACTAATTCGATCAAAAGATATTCCATCCTTAATTTGCGTCATAATTGACCCCAAGAGAAACATCTTGTAACAAGATGCAACATAATTAAGAAGGAAACTTAAGAAAAAACTGGATGAAACTAGGAGAAAATTACACAATTGACAGATTCTTAAATCGACGATTGATAATTTAACCTAAATAAATATAGACGAGCGACCCCCTAAAGGGTTCGACAGTTCCTTCAACAGCGCGATTATTCAAGCGGAACTAAATTCCGCGAATCTCGCGCTCAAGTCGGTAAAACCGCCCAACGGACTGTCTCACCGCGTCGCCGACAGAGGTCAGACCCCGCGCCGACGCAAGGCGCAAGGGAATG
This DNA window, taken from Pleurocapsa sp. FMAR1, encodes the following:
- a CDS encoding class I SAM-dependent methyltransferase, with the protein product MWQKIISKISHSLSDNHLKRHKIYYSCVVDASSLFYWQTWGLVNSLIQIAKVSPTQIFVHYTLEVDQTFLQQLNILGVNLKSISRFGDGKYCNKIVQLDTREFAKAKCVFFLDTDMVVLDELEELYIPKVIRGKVVDLANPELSVLQAIFKRAGFSDTPSICNADCEKNSTFENNFNGGLYVVPGVLIPSLGKRWQHWALWLLANLEILEKVNKQNHVDQISFALATHELSLVTQNIDRQYNYPIHLSNYKTGNPKVLHYHRNISPTGMLVVGGEQDVEFKRAVQNANHVLGKSFNNQIFWSFRYHEFPQLGSGIGSRGENLLYKRKLLKTLGIETSQSILDVGCGDLEVIKNFNLPNYIGVDISSEAVNIAKQKRPDLDFILLDYSNNNHISKADLVICLEVLIHQQNLPDYQKVINFLAQKTINRLVVSGYVVKETHHDNNYMINFHESLLDSLAKTKQFSRIEVLGQHSDVQIILATK
- the psaM gene encoding photosystem I reaction center subunit XII, translated to MSLSDTQIFIALLVALIPGVMAVRLSLELYK
- the radA gene encoding DNA repair protein RadA, which codes for MAKSKQIYICNECAAEYSQWFGLCKECNEFGTISEEPVEVSSGSAGYNRGGWQSNTHSGNKIPSTAQPRVSRKFSEINNDAQQRFPSGYGELDRVLGGGIVPGSLVLIGGDPGIGKSTLLLQVANKLSYNLPRILYVSAEESGQQVKLRASRLDVGENEPEAEETSNGNGKNGKSAPKKENNLYVMPETDLEEILRELESLKPQVAVIDSIQTLHFAALNSSPGSVAQVRECTSALMQVAKRENISLLIVGHVTKEGAIAGPRVLEHLVDTVLYFEGDRYASHRLLRSVKNRFGATHEIGIFEMAEHGLVEVDNPSKLFLGNRDEASPGTSIVVACEGTRPLVVEIQALVSPTSYTSPRRSTTGIDYNRLQQILAVLEKRVGVPLSKLDAYVASVGGLGVGEPAADLGVAIAIVASFRDRIVDSRTVLIGEVGLGGQVRLVSQMELRLKEAAKLGFKKAIVPKGQSLPDDLGLEIIPISKVIDAIIAAIPSERSTDFPVVVAEEN
- a CDS encoding cofactor assembly of complex C subunit B; the encoded protein is MNKYDANRILRLLPFFAGGLGGFLLLVNRLLTAQITDSQARSDALGVIEAAVLILVGLLWQQIQARTPDTVDLVGETGLEFAPELSDAAKTELAWASHLLLTNTVTRSLVVYYDQKTLLRRGVLGAKPEVTPGAILERVLAKEKPVYLVNLSLYPGKVEFDYLPANTQGVICQPIGNKGVLILGANAPRSYTKKDEQWIEGIADKLAVTLESI
- a CDS encoding tetratricopeptide repeat protein; the encoded protein is MKRDSKVAYKQGLIDAMKTDFDQYNLFQSSKRELSDSFEIESALILSSASSILKDSNIEEQLRISVKEKAFQGDYTAAITLLDRLIALCPDNATDYNNRGLMHFRNNQIIEALCDLSQALEINPYLDSAYNNRANCYAAQGALTEAIADYDIALDLNPGNFRAWINQGIAFRELEMYDLAIENFGIAQIIGDTLQERIYLERGRTYHLRGDWNCAVGDYQNALRVLEQKPELARHRRKVLGWLDELLSPLFINYRSRSFFNQ
- a CDS encoding slr1601 family putative cell division protein; the protein is MKSKQRLPKKVRRHPHKRPKSHRGMAMEISLKLILSWIIALGAISSVFKLLPYHLSQRAKLKELKIQVQETDARVTKLKEELNRNFDPQRTQSLMEQYSSLTSPHQSRIYWLKKDRDR
- the rpaB gene encoding response regulator transcription factor RpaB; protein product: METNKEKILVVDDEASIRRILETRLSMIGYDVVTAADGEEALETFRLTEPSLVVLDVMMPKLDGYGVCQELRKESDIPIIMLTALGDVADRITGLELGADDYVVKPFSPKELEARIRSVLRRVDKNGAPGIPSSGVIHVGSIKIDTNKRQVYKGDERIRLTGMEFSLLELLVSRSGEPFSRSEILQEVWGYTPERHVDTRVVDVHISRLRAKLEDDPSNPELILTARGTGYLFQRILEAGEE